In Manis pentadactyla isolate mManPen7 chromosome 3, mManPen7.hap1, whole genome shotgun sequence, a single window of DNA contains:
- the CYRIB gene encoding CYFIP-related Rac1 interactor B isoform X2 — protein MGNLIKVLTRDIDHNAAHFFLDFENAQPTESEKEIYNQVNVVLKDAEGILEDLQSYRGAGHEIREAIQHPTDEKLQEKAWGAVVPLVGKLKKFYEFSQRLEAALRGLLGALTSTPYSPTQHLEREQALAKQFAEILHFTLRFDELKMTNPAIQNDFSYYRRTLSRMRINNVPAEGENEVNNELANRMSLFYAEATPMLKTLSDATTKFVSENKNLPIENTTDCLSTMASVCRVMLETPEYRSRFTNEETVSFCLRVMVGVIILYDHVHPVGAFAKTSKIDMKGCIKVLKDQPPNSVEGLLNALRYTTKHLNDETTSKQIKSMLQ, from the exons ATGGGTAATCTCATTAAGGTGCTAACCAGGGACATAGACCACAATGCAGCACATTTTTTCTTGGACTTTGAAA ATGCCCAACCTACAGAATCTGAGAAGGAGATTTATAATCAGGTGAATGTAGTATTAAAAGATGCAGAAGGCATCTTGGAGGACTTGCAGTCATATAGAGGAGCTGGCCATGAAATACGAGAG GCAATCCAGCATCCAACAGATGAGAAGTTGCAAGAGAAGGCATGGGGTGCAGTTGTTCCACTAGTAGGCAAATTAAAGAAATTTTATGAATTTTCTCAGAGGTTAG aagCAGCATTAAGAGGTCTTCTGGGAGCCTTGACCAGTACCCCTTATTCTCCTACCCAGCATCTAGAGCGAGAGCAGGCTCTTGCTAAACAATTTGCAGAAATTCTTCATTTCACACTCCGGTTTGATGAGCTCAAG ATGACAAATCCTGCCATACAGAATGATTTCAGCTATTATAGAAGAACATTGAGTCGTATGAGGATTAATAATGTCCCT GCAGAAGgagaaaatgaagtaaataaCGAATTGGCAAATCGAATGTCACTGTTTTATGCTGAAGCAACCCCAATGCTGAAAACCTTAAGTGATGCCACGACGAAATTTGTATCTGAG AATAAAAATTTACCAATAGAAAATACCACAGATTGTCTAAGCACCATGGCTAGTGTGTGCAGAGTCATGCTTGAGACACC GGAATACAGAAGCAGATTTACAAATGAAGAGACAGTGTCCTTCTGCTTGAGGGTAATGGTGGGCGTCATAATCCTCTATGACCATGTGCATCCAGTGGGAGCATTTGCCAAAACTTCAAAAATTGAC ATGAAAGGTTGTATCAAAGTTCTTAAGGACCAACCTCCTAATAGTGTAGAAGGTCTTCTAAATGCTCTCag GTACACAACAAAACATTTGAATGATGAGACTACCTCCAAGCAGATTAAATCCATGCTGCAATAA
- the CYRIB gene encoding CYFIP-related Rac1 interactor B isoform X3, with product MGNLLKVLTCTDLEQGPNFFLDFENAQPTESEKEIYNQVNVVLKDAEGILEDLQSYRGAGHEIREAIQHPTDEKLQEKAWGAVVPLVGKLKKFYEFSQRLEAALRGLLGALTSTPYSPTQHLEREQALAKQFAEILHFTLRFDELKMTNPAIQNDFSYYRRTLSRMRINNVPAEGENEVNNELANRMSLFYAEATPMLKTLSDATTKFVSENKNLPIENTTDCLSTMASVCRVMLETPEYRSRFTNEETVSFCLRVMVGVIILYDHVHPVGAFAKTSKIDVHNKTFE from the exons ATGGGGAATCTTCTTAAAGTTTTGACATGCACAGACCTTGAGCAGGGGCCAAATTTTTTCCTTGATTTTGAAA ATGCCCAACCTACAGAATCTGAGAAGGAGATTTATAATCAGGTGAATGTAGTATTAAAAGATGCAGAAGGCATCTTGGAGGACTTGCAGTCATATAGAGGAGCTGGCCATGAAATACGAGAG GCAATCCAGCATCCAACAGATGAGAAGTTGCAAGAGAAGGCATGGGGTGCAGTTGTTCCACTAGTAGGCAAATTAAAGAAATTTTATGAATTTTCTCAGAGGTTAG aagCAGCATTAAGAGGTCTTCTGGGAGCCTTGACCAGTACCCCTTATTCTCCTACCCAGCATCTAGAGCGAGAGCAGGCTCTTGCTAAACAATTTGCAGAAATTCTTCATTTCACACTCCGGTTTGATGAGCTCAAG ATGACAAATCCTGCCATACAGAATGATTTCAGCTATTATAGAAGAACATTGAGTCGTATGAGGATTAATAATGTCCCT GCAGAAGgagaaaatgaagtaaataaCGAATTGGCAAATCGAATGTCACTGTTTTATGCTGAAGCAACCCCAATGCTGAAAACCTTAAGTGATGCCACGACGAAATTTGTATCTGAG AATAAAAATTTACCAATAGAAAATACCACAGATTGTCTAAGCACCATGGCTAGTGTGTGCAGAGTCATGCTTGAGACACC GGAATACAGAAGCAGATTTACAAATGAAGAGACAGTGTCCTTCTGCTTGAGGGTAATGGTGGGCGTCATAATCCTCTATGACCATGTGCATCCAGTGGGAGCATTTGCCAAAACTTCAAAAATTGAC GTACACAACAAAACATTTGAATGA
- the CYRIB gene encoding CYFIP-related Rac1 interactor B isoform X1 has protein sequence MGNLLKVLTCTDLEQGPNFFLDFENAQPTESEKEIYNQVNVVLKDAEGILEDLQSYRGAGHEIREAIQHPTDEKLQEKAWGAVVPLVGKLKKFYEFSQRLEAALRGLLGALTSTPYSPTQHLEREQALAKQFAEILHFTLRFDELKMTNPAIQNDFSYYRRTLSRMRINNVPAEGENEVNNELANRMSLFYAEATPMLKTLSDATTKFVSENKNLPIENTTDCLSTMASVCRVMLETPEYRSRFTNEETVSFCLRVMVGVIILYDHVHPVGAFAKTSKIDMKGCIKVLKDQPPNSVEGLLNALRYTTKHLNDETTSKQIKSMLQ, from the exons ATGGGGAATCTTCTTAAAGTTTTGACATGCACAGACCTTGAGCAGGGGCCAAATTTTTTCCTTGATTTTGAAA ATGCCCAACCTACAGAATCTGAGAAGGAGATTTATAATCAGGTGAATGTAGTATTAAAAGATGCAGAAGGCATCTTGGAGGACTTGCAGTCATATAGAGGAGCTGGCCATGAAATACGAGAG GCAATCCAGCATCCAACAGATGAGAAGTTGCAAGAGAAGGCATGGGGTGCAGTTGTTCCACTAGTAGGCAAATTAAAGAAATTTTATGAATTTTCTCAGAGGTTAG aagCAGCATTAAGAGGTCTTCTGGGAGCCTTGACCAGTACCCCTTATTCTCCTACCCAGCATCTAGAGCGAGAGCAGGCTCTTGCTAAACAATTTGCAGAAATTCTTCATTTCACACTCCGGTTTGATGAGCTCAAG ATGACAAATCCTGCCATACAGAATGATTTCAGCTATTATAGAAGAACATTGAGTCGTATGAGGATTAATAATGTCCCT GCAGAAGgagaaaatgaagtaaataaCGAATTGGCAAATCGAATGTCACTGTTTTATGCTGAAGCAACCCCAATGCTGAAAACCTTAAGTGATGCCACGACGAAATTTGTATCTGAG AATAAAAATTTACCAATAGAAAATACCACAGATTGTCTAAGCACCATGGCTAGTGTGTGCAGAGTCATGCTTGAGACACC GGAATACAGAAGCAGATTTACAAATGAAGAGACAGTGTCCTTCTGCTTGAGGGTAATGGTGGGCGTCATAATCCTCTATGACCATGTGCATCCAGTGGGAGCATTTGCCAAAACTTCAAAAATTGAC ATGAAAGGTTGTATCAAAGTTCTTAAGGACCAACCTCCTAATAGTGTAGAAGGTCTTCTAAATGCTCTCag GTACACAACAAAACATTTGAATGATGAGACTACCTCCAAGCAGATTAAATCCATGCTGCAATAA